From one Phocaeicola salanitronis DSM 18170 genomic stretch:
- a CDS encoding MFS transporter — protein MNMQHQKVTMAEKIGYSLGDCSANLVFQMMMIYQTKFYTDIFGLEGAVAGTVMLVARIVDAFVDPTVGVLSDRTQTRFGKYRPWVLWTALPFMVFYVLAFYNPGIEDKALVALYATISYTLLMVMYSFNNTPYSSLGGVMTGDAKERVSITSVRFIAATLAQFVVQGLTLPLVSKFSEGSDKAHGWLYTITLFACIGFLFLLITFFTSRERISPPAGQKIDVKNDIRHVLGSIPWRSMFILTLFLFTTLAMWGSAMNYYFENYVDNQALYAFLEKLGLVIHEPSGGIGYTLLNAFGLIVNSPDKAYEVGFGVFNMVGAIVQFIGVAVLAGYLANQFGKKRVFVVCLSLTALFTALFYFPGTCDVESMFVLNILKSLAYAPTVPLLWAMMADVADHFEYIYYRRATGFVFAGVVFALKAGLGMGGAVLGFLLSGFGYVSGVSAVQSSQAVHGIVLSASLIPACLFLVGVIALTFYPITKQYNERMQAELDARRKS, from the coding sequence ATGAATATGCAACATCAAAAAGTAACAATGGCCGAAAAGATTGGCTATAGTCTGGGAGATTGCTCCGCCAATCTCGTCTTTCAGATGATGATGATTTACCAGACGAAGTTCTATACCGATATTTTCGGTTTGGAAGGGGCCGTAGCCGGTACGGTCATGCTGGTAGCACGAATTGTCGACGCTTTTGTCGACCCCACGGTAGGAGTGTTGTCCGACCGGACACAAACCCGTTTCGGCAAATACCGCCCATGGGTATTGTGGACAGCCCTGCCGTTTATGGTATTTTATGTATTGGCATTCTACAATCCTGGCATCGAAGACAAAGCTCTGGTAGCCCTTTACGCCACGATTTCCTATACTTTATTAATGGTGATGTATTCTTTCAACAACACCCCTTACTCCTCGTTAGGCGGAGTTATGACAGGCGATGCCAAAGAGCGGGTCAGCATTACGTCCGTCCGCTTCATAGCAGCTACTTTGGCGCAGTTCGTGGTGCAGGGGCTGACATTGCCGTTGGTTAGTAAATTTTCAGAAGGAAGTGACAAAGCGCACGGATGGCTTTATACGATTACGCTGTTTGCCTGCATAGGCTTTCTGTTTCTGCTCATTACCTTCTTTACCTCCCGTGAGCGGATTTCACCGCCCGCCGGACAGAAGATAGACGTGAAGAACGATATCCGTCACGTATTGGGCAGCATTCCCTGGCGTTCCATGTTCATTCTGACCTTGTTCCTTTTCACCACATTGGCCATGTGGGGGAGTGCCATGAATTACTATTTTGAGAATTATGTGGACAATCAAGCCCTGTATGCCTTTCTGGAGAAATTGGGATTGGTAATCCATGAACCGTCAGGAGGTATCGGATATACCTTGTTGAATGCCTTCGGATTAATCGTAAACAGCCCCGACAAAGCTTATGAAGTGGGATTCGGTGTATTTAACATGGTGGGAGCCATCGTGCAATTCATCGGAGTGGCTGTACTGGCCGGATACTTGGCCAACCAGTTCGGCAAGAAAAGAGTGTTTGTGGTCTGCCTGTCCTTAACAGCCCTATTTACAGCCCTGTTTTATTTCCCCGGAACATGCGATGTCGAGTCTATGTTTGTACTGAACATTCTGAAAAGTCTGGCTTATGCTCCTACCGTTCCCTTGCTTTGGGCCATGATGGCCGATGTGGCAGATCATTTCGAATACATATACTACCGACGCGCCACAGGCTTTGTTTTTGCCGGAGTGGTTTTCGCCCTGAAAGCCGGATTAGGTATGGGAGGAGCCGTATTGGGATTCCTCTTGTCAGGCTTCGGCTATGTCTCGGGAGTCTCGGCGGTACAGAGCAGTCAGGCGGTACATGGTATTGTGCTTTCAGCCAGCCTCATCCCTGCCTGTCTTTTCCTGGTAGGCGTAATAGCGTTAACCTTCTACCCGATAACCAAGCAGTATAACGAACGGATGCAGGCAGAACTGGATGCAAGAAGAAAATCCTAA
- a CDS encoding glycoside hydrolase family 127 protein, with the protein MKKYILTVCCLLGVLAGIQAQDKLYPNTFGLNRVKLLEGPFKQACDLNVKTLKQYDTDRLLAPYLKEAGLPSKAEGFSNWEGLDGHVGGHYLSALAIHYAATGDAECRQRMDYMVSELKRCQEAHGNGYIGGVPDGERLWKEIQQGNVGLIWKYWVPWYNLHKTYAGLRDAWAYGGNEEARQMFLDLCDWGLTVIAPLSDEQMEQMLENEFGGMDEVYADAYEMTGDVKYLDAAKRFSHHWLLDSMAAGIDNLDNKHANTQVPKVVGYQRIAELSARSGHTEDAALYRKASEFFWQTVVETRSLALGGNSRREHFAPAEDCLSYVYDREGPESCNTNNMLKLTEGLFRLNPEARYADYYERAVLNHILSTQHPEHGGYVYFTPARPAHYRVYSAPNSAMWCCVGTGMENHGKYGELIYTHTENELYVNLFIASELDWAERGVRIIQETKFPDEESVRLTIRTEKPMKFKLLIRHPHWCRTGAMQAVLNGQDYAAASVSSSYIEIERIWKDGDKVQLELPMSVSVEELPNVPQYIAILRGPVLLGARMGTEGLDGLVAGDDRWGHIAHGPLVSLFNTPVLVGKRDEIIAKLEQMQPVSGKPLCYTVPGLFEEKYASLVLEPFFRLHDCRYMMYWLSMTPEEYADYRQTVEETEQRKLLLDRRTVDAVAPGEQQPEADHLMKQENSSTGYFENEAWRDARDGGYFEYTLNTDGLKELTLLVRYWGNETTDPARAFDILVDGEVLVEENISGRWNRQEHVDVEYPLPATMTDGKETITVTFRSRTGTVAGGIFNVRILKK; encoded by the coding sequence ATGAAAAAATACATTCTGACCGTATGTTGCCTGCTGGGTGTACTGGCAGGTATACAGGCACAAGACAAACTTTATCCAAACACTTTCGGACTAAACCGGGTAAAGCTGTTGGAAGGGCCTTTCAAACAGGCTTGCGACTTGAACGTAAAGACACTCAAACAATACGACACCGACCGTCTGCTGGCTCCCTATCTCAAAGAAGCCGGACTGCCTTCTAAAGCCGAAGGTTTTTCGAACTGGGAAGGATTGGACGGCCATGTGGGAGGCCATTACCTGTCGGCCCTTGCCATTCATTATGCCGCTACAGGCGATGCCGAATGCCGCCAACGGATGGACTACATGGTAAGCGAACTGAAGCGTTGCCAAGAAGCACACGGCAACGGATACATCGGAGGAGTACCCGACGGAGAACGGCTTTGGAAAGAAATACAGCAAGGCAATGTCGGCTTGATATGGAAATACTGGGTACCCTGGTATAACTTGCACAAGACATACGCCGGGTTACGCGATGCTTGGGCTTACGGAGGCAATGAAGAGGCCCGGCAAATGTTTCTCGACTTATGTGATTGGGGATTGACCGTCATTGCTCCCCTCAGTGACGAACAGATGGAACAAATGCTGGAAAATGAATTCGGCGGTATGGATGAAGTATATGCAGACGCCTACGAAATGACGGGTGATGTGAAATACCTGGATGCAGCCAAACGTTTTTCCCACCACTGGTTATTAGACAGCATGGCGGCAGGCATCGACAATCTGGATAACAAACATGCCAACACGCAGGTTCCCAAAGTAGTAGGGTACCAACGTATTGCAGAACTAAGCGCCCGCTCCGGACACACCGAGGATGCGGCTCTTTATAGAAAGGCGTCCGAATTCTTTTGGCAGACCGTGGTCGAGACCCGTTCGCTGGCATTAGGAGGGAACAGCCGCCGTGAGCATTTCGCCCCGGCTGAAGATTGCCTGAGTTATGTGTACGACCGGGAAGGTCCTGAGTCATGCAACACCAACAACATGCTCAAACTGACCGAAGGGTTATTTCGTCTGAACCCTGAAGCCCGTTATGCCGATTATTACGAACGGGCTGTGCTGAATCATATACTCTCTACCCAACATCCCGAACATGGGGGATATGTCTATTTTACACCGGCACGTCCTGCACACTATCGCGTATATTCAGCCCCCAACAGTGCCATGTGGTGTTGCGTAGGTACCGGTATGGAGAACCACGGGAAGTACGGTGAGCTTATTTATACCCATACGGAAAACGAACTCTACGTGAATCTTTTCATCGCTTCGGAACTGGATTGGGCAGAACGGGGCGTCCGGATTATTCAGGAAACGAAATTCCCAGATGAAGAAAGTGTCCGTCTGACCATTCGTACGGAAAAGCCGATGAAGTTCAAGTTACTGATTCGTCATCCCCATTGGTGTCGGACCGGAGCCATGCAAGCCGTATTGAACGGACAGGACTATGCGGCCGCTTCGGTTTCTTCCTCATACATAGAAATAGAACGCATCTGGAAAGACGGTGACAAGGTTCAGTTGGAACTGCCTATGTCTGTATCTGTAGAAGAACTGCCCAATGTGCCCCAATATATCGCTATCTTGCGTGGTCCGGTATTATTAGGTGCACGAATGGGTACCGAAGGATTGGATGGCTTGGTGGCTGGAGACGACCGTTGGGGACATATCGCCCACGGTCCGTTAGTATCCCTGTTCAACACCCCGGTCCTGGTAGGCAAGCGGGACGAAATCATCGCCAAATTGGAACAGATGCAACCCGTATCCGGCAAACCTCTCTGCTATACGGTACCCGGATTGTTCGAAGAGAAATATGCTTCTTTGGTATTGGAACCTTTTTTCCGTCTGCACGATTGCCGTTATATGATGTACTGGCTTTCCATGACTCCCGAGGAATATGCCGATTACCGTCAGACCGTGGAAGAAACCGAACAACGCAAACTTCTGCTCGACCGACGCACAGTGGATGCAGTAGCTCCCGGCGAGCAACAACCCGAAGCCGACCACTTGATGAAACAGGAAAATTCCTCTACCGGATATTTTGAGAACGAAGCATGGCGCGATGCCCGCGACGGAGGTTATTTTGAATACACACTGAATACGGACGGTTTGAAAGAGCTAACCCTTCTGGTACGCTACTGGGGAAATGAAACAACTGATCCAGCTCGGGCTTTCGACATTCTGGTAGATGGCGAAGTGCTGGTCGAAGAGAATATTTCCGGCCGGTGGAACCGTCAAGAGCACGTAGACGTGGAATACCCGCTTCCGGCAACGATGACAGACGGCAAAGAAACCATTACCGTCACTTTCCGTAGCCGTACCGGTACAGTGGCAGGTGGCATATTTAATGTCCGGATACTTAAAAAATGA
- a CDS encoding MATE family efflux transporter → MAQSKEMTSGASLPLIFNFTLPLLLGNLLQQTYSLVDAAIVGKFLGINALAAVGASTSVVFLILGFCNGCCGGFAIPVAQKFGARDYVTMRRYVSVSLKIAGVMSVVITVITSLLCAFILQSMQTPENIFEGAYQYLLITFIGIPCTFFYNLLSSIIRALGDSKTPFWFLLLSTVLNIFLDLFCILVLGWGVAGASIATVVSQGISAVLCYIYMNRKFEILRTTASDRRYRPELAKQLLSIGVPMGLQFSITAIGSIMLQSANNALGTACVAAFTAAMRIKMVFLCALDSLGMAMATYSGQNYGAGKPDRIWQGIKSAVVMMMVYIVAVNVIIWGWADKIALLFIDPSETEIIKDTALFVHINVSFFPLLGLLSVLRYSIQGAGYTKLAMFSGVSEMVARVLVSLIIVPMFGFLGVCFGDPMAWLFACLFLVPAFSYVYRRLHLIVAKERN, encoded by the coding sequence ATGGCACAATCAAAAGAGATGACTTCGGGGGCTTCCTTACCGTTGATATTCAATTTCACCTTGCCCCTTTTATTAGGAAACTTATTACAGCAGACCTATTCATTGGTGGATGCGGCTATTGTCGGCAAGTTTTTGGGCATTAACGCCTTGGCGGCAGTAGGGGCGAGCACTTCCGTCGTGTTTCTGATATTGGGATTCTGTAACGGATGTTGCGGAGGCTTTGCTATTCCCGTAGCACAGAAGTTCGGTGCGCGCGATTATGTCACGATGCGCCGTTATGTTTCGGTCAGCCTGAAGATAGCAGGAGTCATGTCGGTCGTGATAACCGTCATTACAAGCTTGCTTTGTGCCTTCATCCTGCAAAGCATGCAGACGCCTGAAAACATTTTCGAAGGAGCGTACCAGTATTTGCTCATCACGTTCATAGGCATACCCTGTACGTTTTTCTACAATCTTCTGTCAAGCATTATCCGGGCATTAGGGGATAGCAAGACCCCGTTCTGGTTCTTGCTTCTTTCTACAGTGCTCAATATATTCCTCGACTTGTTCTGCATTTTGGTATTGGGATGGGGAGTAGCCGGGGCGTCCATCGCCACGGTTGTTTCGCAAGGCATCTCTGCCGTATTGTGCTACATATATATGAACCGCAAGTTTGAGATACTCCGCACTACGGCATCCGACCGGCGTTACCGTCCGGAACTGGCGAAGCAGCTCTTGTCCATTGGCGTACCGATGGGGCTTCAGTTCTCCATTACCGCCATTGGCAGCATCATGCTTCAAAGTGCCAACAACGCATTGGGTACGGCATGTGTAGCTGCATTTACGGCTGCTATGCGCATCAAGATGGTTTTCCTGTGCGCCCTCGACAGCTTGGGCATGGCGATGGCTACGTATAGCGGACAGAATTACGGTGCCGGGAAACCCGACCGCATCTGGCAAGGCATCAAGTCGGCGGTAGTCATGATGATGGTTTATATCGTAGCGGTGAATGTCATCATTTGGGGATGGGCAGACAAGATTGCTCTTTTGTTTATCGATCCCAGCGAGACGGAAATTATTAAAGATACCGCTCTTTTTGTTCACATCAATGTCTCTTTCTTTCCCTTGCTTGGATTGCTGAGTGTGCTTCGCTATAGCATCCAAGGGGCTGGCTATACCAAATTGGCAATGTTCTCTGGAGTGTCCGAAATGGTTGCCCGTGTCTTGGTGAGCCTCATCATAGTCCCGATGTTCGGTTTCTTAGGCGTGTGTTTCGGCGACCCGATGGCATGGCTTTTCGCCTGCCTTTTCCTGGTTCCCGCTTTCTCATACGTTTACCGGCGGCTGCATCTCATCGTGGCGAAAGAGAGAAATTAA
- the lepA gene encoding translation elongation factor 4, with the protein MKNIRNFCIIAHIDHGKSTLADRLLEYTQTIKITEGQMLDDMDLERERGITIKSHAIQMEYMYNGEKYILNLIDTPGHVDFSYEVSRSIAACEGALLVVDASQGVQAQTISNLYMALEHDLEIIPVMNKCDMDSAMPDEVEDEIIDLLGCKREEIIRASGKTGMGVEEILKAVVERIPCPTGDENAPLQALIFDSVFNSFRGIIAYFKVENGVIRTGDKVKFFNTGKEYDADEVGVLKMDLVPRKELRTGDVGYIISGIKTSREVKVGDTITHIERPCEKAIEGFEEVKPMVFAGVYPIEAEDYENLRSSLEKLQLNDASLTFQPESSLALGFGFRCGFLGLLHMEIVQERLDREFNMNVITTVPNVSYMVYDKQGGVQEVHNPGGMPDPTLIDHIEEPYIDASIITTTDYIGPIMTLCLGKRGELVRQDYISGNRVELHYKMPLGEIVIDFYDKLKSLSKGYASFDYHTAGFRPSKLVKLDILLNGEPVDALSTLTHVDNAYDLGRRMCEKLKELIPRQQFEIAIQAAIGAKIIARETIKAVRKDVTAKCYGGDVSRKRKLLEKQKRGKKRMKQIGTVEVPQKAFLAVLKLD; encoded by the coding sequence ATGAAGAATATCCGAAATTTCTGCATCATCGCCCATATCGACCATGGGAAGTCTACGCTTGCCGACCGCCTGCTGGAATATACCCAAACGATTAAAATTACGGAAGGGCAGATGCTTGATGACATGGATTTGGAACGGGAACGGGGCATTACCATTAAGAGCCATGCCATTCAAATGGAATATATGTACAACGGAGAAAAATATATTCTCAACCTGATTGACACTCCGGGGCATGTAGACTTTTCGTATGAAGTGTCTCGCTCTATCGCTGCATGTGAGGGAGCTTTATTGGTCGTAGATGCCTCACAGGGCGTACAGGCTCAGACTATCTCGAATCTTTATATGGCATTGGAGCACGACTTGGAAATCATTCCGGTAATGAATAAATGCGACATGGACAGTGCCATGCCTGACGAAGTGGAAGATGAAATTATCGACCTGCTGGGATGCAAGCGCGAAGAGATTATCCGTGCGTCAGGGAAAACCGGCATGGGGGTAGAAGAGATTCTGAAGGCTGTAGTAGAGCGTATCCCTTGCCCGACAGGAGATGAAAATGCACCGCTTCAGGCTTTGATATTCGATTCGGTATTTAATTCGTTCCGTGGCATTATTGCCTATTTCAAAGTAGAAAACGGCGTTATCCGCACAGGAGACAAGGTGAAGTTCTTCAATACCGGAAAAGAATACGACGCGGATGAAGTGGGCGTATTGAAAATGGACCTGGTGCCCCGCAAAGAATTGCGGACCGGCGATGTAGGTTATATCATTTCGGGCATCAAGACATCGCGTGAAGTAAAAGTCGGCGATACGATTACGCATATCGAACGTCCTTGCGAAAAAGCCATCGAAGGGTTTGAGGAAGTCAAGCCGATGGTCTTTGCCGGCGTTTATCCCATTGAGGCGGAAGATTATGAGAATTTGCGTTCTTCGTTGGAAAAGCTTCAGTTGAATGACGCTTCGCTGACTTTCCAGCCCGAATCATCCTTGGCGTTGGGCTTTGGTTTCCGGTGTGGCTTTTTAGGCTTGCTCCACATGGAAATCGTGCAGGAGCGTTTGGACCGTGAGTTCAACATGAATGTCATCACCACCGTGCCGAACGTTTCTTATATGGTGTACGACAAGCAGGGAGGCGTGCAGGAAGTGCACAATCCCGGCGGCATGCCCGACCCGACACTGATAGACCATATTGAAGAGCCTTACATTGATGCATCGATCATTACTACGACTGATTATATCGGTCCGATTATGACGCTTTGCCTTGGGAAGCGGGGAGAACTGGTACGTCAGGACTATATATCAGGGAATCGGGTGGAATTGCATTATAAAATGCCTTTGGGCGAAATCGTTATCGACTTCTACGACAAGTTGAAGAGCCTTTCAAAAGGATACGCTTCTTTCGATTATCATACCGCCGGTTTCCGCCCATCGAAATTGGTGAAGCTGGATATCCTGTTAAACGGAGAGCCGGTGGATGCGCTTTCTACCCTTACTCATGTAGACAATGCATACGATTTGGGACGCCGTATGTGCGAAAAGCTGAAAGAACTGATTCCCCGCCAGCAGTTTGAGATTGCGATTCAGGCTGCTATCGGAGCCAAGATTATTGCCCGCGAAACCATTAAAGCCGTGCGTAAGGATGTAACGGCAAAATGTTATGGAGGCGATGTGAGCCGTAAGCGTAAATTGCTTGAAAAGCAGAAGCGGGGCAAGAAGCGCATGAAGCAAATCGGTACGGTAGAGGTTCCGCAAAAAGCGTTCCTGGCAGTATTGAAGTTGGATTAA
- the recG gene encoding ATP-dependent DNA helicase RecG, producing MSDLSLRDIKYLQGVGPQRAAVLEKELNIRSFKDLLYYFPYKYVDRSRLYYIHEIDGNMPYIQLRGQILSFETFGEGRQRRLVGHFSDGTGVVDLVWFQGLKFVEGKYKAHEPYIVFGKPTVFNGRINIAHPDIDPADELVLSNMGLQPYYNTTEKMKRSNLNSHAVEKLMKNLFAALQREVIEETLSPQLIEQHRLMPLSDALHNIHFPQNPDLLRRAQYRLKFEELFYVQLNILRYTLERRNKFRGLVFGTVGEIFHTFYEQNLPFQLTGAQKRVIKEMRRDMKSGRQMNRLLQGDVGSGKTLVALMTMLIALDNGYQACMMAPTEILANQHYETITRFLAGMPVRVELLTGNVKGKKRETILRDLVTGEVQILIGTHAVIEDTVNFSSLGLVVIDEQHRFGVAQRAKLWKKNTCPPHVLVMTATPIPRTLAMTLYGDLDVSVIDELPPGRKPIQTIHQFDNRRALLYAFIRKQLQEGRQAYIVYPLIQESEKMDIKNLEDGYLHVCEAFPEYKVSKVHGKMKAAEKDAEMQRFVENETQILVATTVIEVGVNVPNASVMVIENAERFGLSQLHQLRGRVGRGADQSYCILVTGYKLTEDTRKRIQIMVDTNDGFEIAEADLKLRGPGDLEGTQQSGVAFDLKIADIARDGQLLQYVREIAEHLLEADPQGTRPENAVVWQQLKELRKKNVNWAVIS from the coding sequence ATGTCCGATTTATCATTACGTGATATAAAGTATTTACAAGGAGTAGGCCCCCAGCGGGCTGCCGTTTTGGAGAAGGAACTGAACATCCGTTCCTTCAAGGACTTGTTGTATTATTTCCCTTATAAATACGTAGACCGCAGCCGGCTTTATTACATTCATGAGATAGACGGGAATATGCCTTACATCCAGTTGCGCGGGCAGATATTGAGCTTTGAAACCTTTGGCGAGGGAAGGCAACGCCGGCTGGTCGGGCATTTCTCGGACGGTACAGGAGTCGTTGACTTGGTTTGGTTTCAAGGCTTGAAATTTGTTGAGGGCAAATACAAAGCGCACGAACCTTACATTGTTTTCGGTAAGCCGACGGTATTCAACGGACGCATAAACATCGCTCATCCCGATATTGACCCTGCCGATGAACTGGTCCTTTCGAATATGGGGCTTCAGCCGTATTACAATACAACGGAGAAAATGAAGCGGAGCAACCTGAACTCGCATGCGGTTGAGAAGTTGATGAAGAATCTTTTTGCCGCCCTCCAGCGGGAGGTAATCGAAGAGACGCTTAGCCCGCAACTGATAGAACAGCACCGCCTGATGCCGCTTTCCGATGCATTGCATAATATTCATTTTCCTCAAAACCCCGATTTGCTGCGGCGTGCGCAATACCGCCTAAAGTTTGAGGAACTTTTTTACGTGCAGTTGAATATCTTGCGTTACACGCTGGAACGCCGGAACAAGTTCCGCGGACTTGTGTTCGGTACAGTGGGTGAAATCTTCCATACATTTTATGAGCAGAACCTTCCCTTCCAGCTTACCGGAGCGCAGAAGCGGGTCATCAAGGAAATGCGCCGTGACATGAAAAGCGGCAGGCAGATGAACCGTCTGCTTCAAGGCGATGTAGGAAGCGGAAAGACGCTTGTGGCACTGATGACCATGCTCATCGCTTTAGACAACGGCTATCAGGCGTGTATGATGGCACCGACCGAAATCCTTGCCAACCAGCATTATGAGACCATTACCCGTTTCCTTGCCGGGATGCCTGTCCGTGTAGAACTGCTGACAGGAAATGTGAAAGGCAAGAAGCGGGAAACAATCTTGCGCGATTTGGTGACGGGCGAGGTGCAGATACTCATCGGCACGCATGCCGTTATCGAAGATACCGTAAATTTCTCTTCGCTCGGATTGGTGGTGATTGACGAACAGCATCGGTTCGGTGTCGCCCAGCGTGCCAAGCTTTGGAAGAAAAACACGTGTCCGCCTCATGTGTTGGTAATGACTGCCACGCCTATCCCCCGTACGCTTGCCATGACTTTGTATGGTGATTTGGACGTCTCGGTTATCGATGAACTGCCTCCGGGACGCAAGCCGATACAGACGATTCATCAGTTTGACAACCGGCGTGCTCTGTTATACGCTTTTATCCGTAAGCAACTCCAGGAGGGCAGGCAGGCATACATTGTCTATCCCCTGATTCAGGAAAGCGAGAAGATGGACATCAAGAACCTGGAAGACGGATATCTGCACGTGTGCGAAGCTTTTCCCGAATACAAGGTGAGCAAGGTGCACGGCAAGATGAAGGCTGCGGAGAAAGATGCGGAGATGCAGCGTTTTGTCGAGAATGAAACGCAGATACTTGTGGCGACTACGGTCATCGAAGTCGGGGTAAATGTGCCCAATGCTTCGGTCATGGTCATTGAGAATGCCGAACGCTTTGGCTTGTCGCAGCTTCATCAATTAAGAGGAAGGGTAGGGCGTGGCGCCGACCAGTCGTATTGCATCCTTGTGACCGGATATAAGCTGACAGAAGATACCCGCAAGCGCATTCAAATCATGGTAGACACAAACGACGGTTTCGAGATAGCCGAAGCCGACCTGAAGCTCCGCGGTCCCGGAGATTTGGAAGGGACGCAACAGAGCGGTGTGGCATTCGATTTGAAGATTGCCGACATTGCCCGTGACGGACAGCTTCTTCAATACGTCCGTGAAATCGCGGAACATTTGCTTGAGGCAGATCCGCAAGGTACACGTCCCGAGAATGCTGTCGTCTGGCAACAATTAAAGGAGTTGAGGAAGAAAAACGTGAACTGGGCTGTGATTTCGTAA
- a CDS encoding endo-1,4-beta-xylanase, giving the protein MNSKCILLFLSMILCLACKPEKESTESLKHAVADEFLMGVALNVRQSSGMDARATALVKQHFNSIVAENCMKCEELQPEEGKFRFEQADEFVRWGQENGMTIIGHCLIWHSQLPAWFCVDSEGKNVSPEVLKQRMKSHIQTVVSRYRGQVFGWDVVNEALMEDGTYRPSKFYEILGEEFIPLAFQYAHEADPDAELYYNDYNMHTEGKRKAVSRLVRTLKERGLRIDAVGMQGHMGMDYPTLKDMEASMQAFADEGVKVMITEWDMSALPTVAQTANLADTVTFNRTLDPYPEGLPDSVACMWNERMKQFFDLFRRRSDIVSRVCVWGVTDGDSWKNDFPVKGRRDYPLLFDRNYQPKPFVQQLITTDSTQ; this is encoded by the coding sequence ATGAACAGCAAATGTATTTTACTTTTTCTATCCATGATCCTTTGTCTCGCTTGCAAACCGGAAAAGGAAAGCACGGAGTCGTTGAAACATGCGGTGGCCGATGAGTTTCTGATGGGTGTGGCGCTCAATGTCCGCCAATCATCGGGCATGGATGCACGTGCAACCGCTCTTGTAAAACAGCATTTTAATTCCATTGTAGCGGAGAACTGCATGAAATGTGAAGAACTTCAACCGGAAGAAGGAAAATTCCGCTTTGAACAGGCCGATGAGTTTGTCCGCTGGGGGCAAGAGAATGGCATGACAATCATCGGGCATTGCCTGATATGGCACTCGCAACTTCCAGCTTGGTTTTGCGTGGATAGCGAAGGAAAGAATGTATCGCCCGAAGTGCTAAAACAACGGATGAAATCGCATATACAGACCGTTGTGTCACGTTACCGGGGACAAGTTTTCGGTTGGGATGTAGTGAACGAAGCCTTGATGGAAGATGGCACATACCGCCCCAGCAAATTCTACGAGATTTTGGGAGAAGAATTCATCCCGCTTGCCTTTCAGTATGCTCACGAAGCCGATCCCGATGCCGAACTCTACTACAATGACTACAACATGCACACCGAAGGTAAACGAAAAGCAGTAAGCCGGTTGGTCCGCACGTTGAAAGAACGGGGTTTGCGCATAGATGCCGTGGGTATGCAAGGACACATGGGAATGGATTATCCCACCCTGAAAGATATGGAAGCCAGCATGCAGGCATTTGCCGATGAGGGAGTAAAGGTCATGATAACCGAATGGGACATGAGTGCCCTGCCTACGGTGGCACAAACAGCCAATCTGGCAGATACCGTTACCTTCAACCGGACACTCGACCCTTATCCTGAAGGATTACCCGATTCCGTAGCCTGTATGTGGAACGAACGGATGAAACAGTTCTTCGACTTGTTCCGCCGTCGTTCGGACATTGTTTCGCGTGTCTGTGTATGGGGCGTGACCGATGGCGATTCATGGAAAAACGATTTCCCGGTGAAAGGACGGCGTGACTACCCTCTGCTGTTCGACCGCAACTATCAGCCCAAGCCTTTTGTCCAACAACTGATTACAACCGACTCAACTCAATAA